The Vitis riparia cultivar Riparia Gloire de Montpellier isolate 1030 chromosome 10, EGFV_Vit.rip_1.0, whole genome shotgun sequence genome includes a region encoding these proteins:
- the LOC117924196 gene encoding cytochrome P450 714C2-like, with protein MESAKTGELGPSTPDQYIVDNCKDVYLAGFEVTAVATLWGLVLLASNPEWQARLRAEILEVCGGHVPDTNMLGKMKLLKMVIQEVLRLYPGVAFVSRQTLKDVKLGDILVPKGVNIWIWIPALHQDPELWGSDAEKFNPERFANGISGACKSPNAYIPFGVGTRMCPGQNLAITEMKILFTIILSHFFLSISPNYLHSPRLNLLLEPEYGVNLIIRKI; from the exons ATGGAGAGTGCTAAGACTGGTGAACTTGGGCCATCCACACCCGACCAGTACATAGTTGACAATTGCAAGGATGTGTACCTTGCTGGATTTGAAGTGACTGCTGTGGCCACATTATGGGGTTTAGTTCTGTTGGCTTCAAATCCTGAATGGCAAGCTCGCCTCCgtgctgaaattcttgaagtttgtgGAGGCCATGTACCAGACACCAATATGCTTGGCAAGATGAAACTA CTGAAGATGGTGATTCAAGAGGTGCTAAGGCTTTACCCAGGAGTTGCATTTGTGTCAAGGCAGACCTTGAAAGATGTGAAGCTTGGTGATATTTTGGTTCCAAAAGGTGTCAACATTTGGATCTGGATACCAGCGCTTCACCAAGACCCTGAGTTGTGGGGATCTGATGCTGAAAAGTTCAACCCTGAGAGGTTTGCTAATGGGATTTCGGGGGCCTGCAAGTCTCCCAATGCCTACATTCCATTTGGTGTAGGGACCCGAATGTGTCCTGGCCAGAACTTAGCCATTACAGAAATGAAGATCTTGTTTACTATCATTCTATCACACTTCTTCCTCTCTATCTCTCCTAATTATCTCCATTCCCCTCGCTTGAATTTGCTGCTAGAGCCCGAATATGGGGTGAATCTCATCATCAGGAAGATATGA